Proteins encoded by one window of Sorex araneus isolate mSorAra2 chromosome 3, mSorAra2.pri, whole genome shotgun sequence:
- the LOC129403682 gene encoding uncharacterized protein LOC129403682, which translates to MRDVAPTASEPLCPTCPRPRRRPAGLWHPPGQARPLRPATRRRMSSSAPGLRGQRAGWKWGRSPPAGSHAGLAGASWSRGPGRALCTWLLKSRETGHRVLGRCVWTGPVLKELRGAGQIRAAGATGVGQRQPKTPSGPGRWKSRPRPTLGAIFMPQSTEKRQAFW; encoded by the exons ATGCGGGATGTGGCGCCGACGGCCTCGGAGCCGCTCTGCCCTACCTGTCCCCGCCCTCGGCGCCGACCCGCTGGACTCTGGCACCCGCCAGGACAAGCGCGGCCGTTGCGGCCCGCCACGCGACGGCGCATGAGCAGCTCGGCCCCAGGCCTCCGGGGCCAACGGGCCGGTTGGAAGTGGGGCCGCTCCCCGCCAGCGGGCTCTCATGCTGGGCTCGCAGGGGCCTCCTGGTCGCGGGGACCTGGGCGAGCCCTGTGCACCTGGCTCCTGAAGTCCCGCGAGACTGGGCACCGAGTCCTCGGGAGGTGTGTCTGGACCGGGCCAG TTCTTAAAGAGTTAAGAGGGGctggacagatccgagccgcgggggccactggagtggggcagcgccagcccaaaactccaagtggtcccggccgctggaagtcacgccctcgacccaccctcggcgccatcttcatgccacaatccacagagaagcggcaggcattctggtga
- the LOC101557263 gene encoding zinc finger protein 501-like: MLENYRNLVFLAMSSNDTEGLLLKKNIDDSFKNVMLQRYGSCDFGYLFFRTHREKKHGYEGLTGCSEVPNHCMKGKQSSCGEGSSDCGQDFHSRSIHKVELERTRDPQHYYECRQCGKGFGHCSDLTTHQRTHHGERPRKHKKCGKDCNQLSKLTQGQRIHNGEKPTKCQDCGKVFRDSSYLRRHKVIHSGARPYKCGDCGKTFKWATSFKQHQQHHSGEKPYKCKECSKSFSYSTGLAVHYRTHTGEKPYTCQQCGKFFNQKGNLVIHQKNHSGEKPHMCKDCGKAFIRYTDLTRHEMIHSGDRPYKCKECGKAFSRYSTLIPHQRIHSGEKPHQCKKCGKAFNWKSHLTRHERFHSDQNPHKCEECGKAFKQYSDLTRHQRIHSGEKPYKCEECGKAFTRCSGLNLHQAIHSGKKA; encoded by the exons ATGCTGGAGAACTACAGGAACCTGGTTTTCTTGG ctaTGTCATCTAATGACACAGAGGGCCTTTTGCTGAAGAAGAACATAGACGATTCATTCAAGAATGTGATGCTGCAACGATATGGAAGCTGTGACTTTGGGTATTTGTTCTTCAGGACGCACAGGGAAAAGAAGCATGGGTATGAAGGGCTGACAGGATGTTCCGAGGTACCTAATCactgtatgaaaggcaagcagAGTTCATGTGGGGAAGGAAGCTCAGACTGTGGGCAAGACTTCCACAGCAGATCCATCCATAAAGTAGAACTTGAGAGAACACGGGACCCACAGCACTATTATGAATGTAGACAGTGTGGGAAAGGCTTTGGACATTGCTCAGATCTCACTACACATCAGAGAACCCACCATGGAGAGAGGCCTCGCAAACATAAAAAATGTGGCAAAGATTGTAATCAACTCTCAAAACTGACTCAGGGTCAGAGAATTCACAACGGGGAGAAACCTACCAAATGTCAAGACTGTGGGAAGGTCTTCCGAGATTCGTCATATCTAAGGAGACATAAGGTCATTCACTCTGGAGCGAGGCCCTACAAATGTGGAGATTGTGGCAAAACCTTTAAATGGGCTACAAGCTTTAAACAGCATCAGCAGCATCACAGTGGTGAGAAGCCTTACAAATGTAAAGAATGCAGTAAATCCTTCAGTTACTCCACAGGTCTGGCTGTGCATTATAGAAcacatactggagagaagccctATACATGCCAACAATGTGGCAAATTTTTTAACCAGAAGGGAAACCTGGTTATACATCAGAAAAATCATTCTGGAGAGAAACCTCACATGTGTAAAGATTGTGGGAAAGCTTTTATCCGATACACAGACCTTACTCGGCACGAGATGATCCATTCTGGGGATAGACCTTACAAATGTAAAGAATGTGGAAAAGCCTTTAGCCGATACTCAACCCTTATTCCACATCAGAGAATTCATTCTGGAGAGAAGCCTCACCAATGCAAAAAATGTGGCAAAGCCTTTAACTGGAAATCACACCTGACTCGACACGAGAGGTTTCATTCTGATCAGAACCCTCACAAGTGTGAGGAATGTGGCAAGGCCTTTAAACAGTACTCAGATCTCACTCGACATCAGCGAATTcattctggagagaaaccttacAAATGTGAAGAATGTGGCAAAGCCTTCACCCGGTGCTCAGGCCTAAATCTGCATCAGGCAATTCATTCTGGGAAGAAAGCTTAG